The DNA sequence tgtgtgtgtgtgtgtgtgtgagagagagatatatcCTATAGTCATGcaggtcagcagcagcagcaaggaTCAAGGCTCAGTAGTTGAGGTCAATTGGTTGCGTGCGTGTGTTCCAAGAAGTCCCTCTACTCAGAAACCTTCAGCTGGGCAGTTCTGCTGTTTTCATACCTCTTGggaaatgatgatgatgtgaaCATGTTTTCCTGGAAACATGGTTCAGAGCTAAAGGGCAGTTTTCAAGTAGCTGTTATCTTTGTGGGAACTGTGTGGTGGGTGATGATGAACTTTGACTGAAAACGTACTGACTTCTAACATAACACGGTTCAGTTAATTTCCTGGGCAACAAAACAACCATATTTGCAGGCAATTTTCTTTATGATGAtacaacaagaaataaaaaatggaaaGGTTATTGTTCAAAGCATGATGGGAAGAGAGAGATAATTAGTAACATTAGCAGTCGGATGTTAATCATTTAAAGGGGGCATGTCATTAAAAACTCGATTGCCACTTAGGAGCTCCATAATTTAATCTTATTGTGAAAGCCGTACAGGAAGTAGTGTGGGTTGACAGTGTGCTTGTTGATCGAGCGCAGTGAAACTGCTGGCGCTGAAACACAAAACCTTTAGTGGAAACAGATTCCGGGAACCTCGGTCAATCCAAACTGAGCTAAGCTGTTTTCTGTCCTGCAGTTCACTGAATATAGAGCACACACTCCGGCTCGGCCGCACAGCTTCACTTACAGCAGACCACCGGTCACacggatatttttttttctaatttttatGAATACAACAGAACAAGGAATATTTTCTCTTGTTCGCCATCATTTGAGAATATTCCGCCCTTAAGATTAATTATTAACTGTAAGAAAGTGCTGGATTATTCACTGGACTATTTTTTCCAACTGTTTACCAAACTGATCACGATCCTTATGATTCTCTTTGATTTAAGGTAAgattgaaatgacaaaaaaataaaaattggttCATGTTTTTTCAAAGTCTTGTATTCTAGAATTTTCgaataaataatgtaattgCATATGTACAATTGCAGTATTTATTCATGAAGAAATTATGATGCCTGAATGATTGCAAGACTAAAAGCCTGGGAATTTTCTAGGCCCAttaattagttatttttaattatgtcTGCGTTGTGTGGGCTTTTGGTTGTTTAGGGTTTTTTGCTAGcagatttattttatgttttagtaTGTTGGTTTTGTAACATAAGTGCATTTACTTACTGTTATTAATTACtgtactacatttatttgattacTTCAGtgactagttactttgcagattcataTTAATAGTACAAAGacatcaataaataaatcatgatGTATTTTTATGGATGAAGATTTTATTTATCCTTAGTGAAATGCAGAAGCTatccaacagtatataaagtaattaaagttagccccacctttaccagctgcaacattgaAATGATGTACAtattaatgcatcagtaattACAATTcaataatgtatacaaaatacaatattcgcaaatgggccattctgctgagtactttaagtatattattatattgatgctaatactatttaaaaaaaaatgaattctggacttgtaatggagtatgtTTACTCTGTGGTAATTATTGCTACTTTTAGTTAAGTAAAAACCCTAAGTAAAAAACCTAAGTACTTCTACTAGTGGTTGGTTGGTTTTGTGCTTGTTAGCTAATTTTAGACaggcaacaaaaaaatatatttattgtctTTAATGTAATTTGTCTTACTGTCAGTCTGAAATGGTTGCCTGGGCAGTGACCACTTTTCATTATGAGGAGCGAGGAGGTTCATTATGGGCGGCATGAACCTCCTCCAGCCTGTGACCCAGCAGAGGACCTCCGCTGCATCACCACATCCTTCCAGTATCTACGGACCTCAGGTACACCAGCAATCTCACGGATTTTCacttcacattttatttcattgaaaTACAACATCCTACTGTTTTGAGTCCATCTCctttaagtgttatttatttggtATGGTAGACATTTGGGGTGGGGTAAGATTGCACAGCACATGGCTTTGCGGGAGGTATTGCAGAAATATAGGACTCAAACTTAACTCCACCAGCAGTAAAACCATTCGTATGGCTACATTCACCAAAActacattcatttaataataataaaaagtgatATCCAAACCATCTGTCTAATCCCAGGCTGGTACTGGGGCTCCATCTCAGCGGGTGAAGCTCGGGAAGCTCTCCTAAAAAAGTCTGAAGGCACATTTCTGGTGCGGGACAGCAGTCATCCTCAGTACATGCTGGCCCTGTCAGTGAAGACCCGATGTGGACCTACCAGTGTACGCATAGAGTACAGCAGGGGCTCTTTCTGGCTGGACTCCATTTCCCCAGGCCTGCCTCACCTGCAGTCCTTCCCAGATGTTCTCAGCCTCATACAGCACTACACGGCCTCAGGCCACAAGCCACAAGCCCAGGCGTCTAATGACAGCCATCCCCAAACAAAGCCTGACCCTGCCAAACACATGGCTAAGGACAGCGGAGTGCCTCTCAAGCTGACGCAGCCCTTGCACAAGCCAGAGGCTTTCCCTTCTTTGCAGCACCTGACTCGCATCACcatcaacagacacacaaactggCCTGACCAACTGCCACTCCCAAAGCCTCTGCTGCACTACCTGCAGGACTATCGTTTCCACATATGAGGGTCTATGTCCCTCTGGTGCAGGACACCATGGAGTGTGACCCTGACATGGGTCAGGGTCAGACCATGACCACACACTGTGAATCTGGAACCCCAGGCAACAGTGATGGCCCAGAAGGGGGATATTGAAATGAATGAGCTCAGTCTTACTACAATGCTACATTTGTTCTccagaatatttttttattattattattttcatatgtCTGTTTCTGCTACTATAAATTGATTTATTTCTAAAATGCCAAtatgtgagttttttttaaatctgtattTGTCTTATTTCCCACCAGTAAGAATAGTGTCACATAGCTTTTTGCATGCTTCAAACCAGTGGTCCCAATTGTTTTTACATCTTAGACAACCCAAAATGATCAATAATAGACCAATGAAAAAACAGCTACTGGTTGCTTGTTGTTCCAGTAGAGATATCATTAGAAATAATTTGGATTTTTCTCTTAGGatctctgtttttctttgcttCGTAGCTCGTTTTGTAGGGCCTGAGGTTTGCAGAGTGTTCAACAAAGCAATGTTTATTCACTCTTCATGAAATCAATGAACCTACTGAACTATGGTTAAGCCAAAAGTGACCTCATGTAACACTTTTGGTCACTATTATGTTCATCACAAAATCTCTTAAACATgtattttcattctttttatttagtgTTATGGCTGTCCTGATATAGCATGTGTTTTgatcatagatagatagatatactttattgattgccaaggggaaattcaagaaTTCATTTGTTTGAAGCCAAGAGAAGGCTACACAGAGAATGTCACTGTGACTTCTTTCGTGTCTGGGTTTTATGGACATCAAATCTAATCACAGTACAATTAAAGATTTAAGTAGTTGAGGGTACATTGATACAACATGCTATTTCCAATATTATGAAGTCAGGCAGACATTAAATGACTTGCAGACTGATGGGGCAGAGGTGGGTGACtaattattttaaaagattttacAAAAGACAGGGTTAagtgtttattttatatgtatttttaatgtgcaGAATCATTTTCCTACAATCAGATATCTTCTTACAAAATCATTACCATAATGAACATTAAAGGCAGTTTGTGGAAAAAACTGTCATCATAAATGCGTTTCTGTGAATTTTTAGAGAAATAAACCTCAGAAATGTTTCCCTTTTTTCAAAGTgtgtcttttttcatttttaaaagacTGGCCACTTGAACATACATAAGGTATTAGTATTACTGTTTTCATGGAAACACGCTTAAGTTGGTTTCCAGGAGGTGGAACTGAGCAGAGCTGAGAAAGCCTCTTATCAGGATTAGAGTAAGAGCTGCAGTTATTAATACACCGCTGCACCAACTGAGAATGgactatctctctctgtctgtcccaaCCTATCAGTCTGAAACgtttaaataatttttcagtCCAAATTTAAATTATCAGCATAATCAAAACACTTTTCTTATTACAAGCTCTATCAGCTTCATGAAAGCATAGATGTTTCTGACCTGCAGTCAATATCATCCTTGCACCAGGTCTGACTAAACAACTGACAGAGAATAAGTAGCTGTAGCTGACATTCATGCATATGTCAGACTTGCACCATAAACACCTAGTAGTGGAAGAAATACTCATATCCTTACTTTATGTAGAAGTAGCAATATTATGATTCAAAGTCTTGTCAGCAAAGTGTACTTAATGTTTTCAATGTAAATGTACACATAATGCAATAGCTCCCTTCAGAgagtaatattatatatattatattaattgaTTATAATTAAAGATGTGTCAATGTGTCAATGTGTCAACAGCTTTTTTACTTGCCtgaggtggagctaatttgaaTAATGTTGGGTAGTGTAACCTATATCAATGCAATACAGATTATAAAATTGGAATTTGCAAAGTAACTACAccactaaaataaatgtattggattaaaaagtacaatatttccctaaaGAAATTTAGAGGAGtacaagtataaagtagcataaaatggaaattctCAAGTTAAGTGTACGTTTCTCACATAGCTGGATTACCAGTTGGAAAAAGTGGGCAACTGCCCCAAGGATCCAGACCTGTAGGGGCCATGCAAGCTCCAGGTTCATTGCAGGTCAACTTGTTTGTGGTCATTTTATTAGCTGCAAATTTGTTTGATAATTTGCTCCACTACAGTACAATATCGACCAAGGTAGGTGCTGCAGACCCAGGCTTGGAAATATAAGAACATGCACTAAACTGAAGCACAATACCCACTGATATAACAGCATTATAGTGGGTCCTGCTTCTTTACTTGATCTTGAGACCTTatgtcaaaatatatttttttcattatttttgctGACATAGGCCTTTTGGACATGatacatgttgacatgttgcaATAGGAGAGGCACACAGGTGTAAAACATATAATGAATGATGGCTGCTGTGAATACTGGCACACTGTCACGACTGATTGAGACACTTAACCTGAGGaatcgttaatgttattagttacacctgtgcGTTTCCTTAAATGTAGCATATTCCTAAATTAGTTTGCGTTTCATAGAGacatttcttttataaaatTACCAACCAATAATCAACTACCAAACCGCTGACTTGGAGCCATGTACATCTTAATCCTGGAATAGTTCACAGAGAGAAGGAATGGGTGGATAAATAGGGGCCCAGCAAATTTTTGCCCTGGAGCCCCAAAGCAAGTTAATTATGGGCATAAATaatacctcaaaattgtactacAGTATTTCAGTAGTCAGAAACGTTTCTTCTCACCACTGCACATGGACCAATATAAGTTACAGCAGGTCctacatacaaaacatgtgtTGTATTGACTCTATAGAAAGGAATAATCATGCAAGACAACATACATAAATCATAATATTTAACATATTGTATGCAAGATACGAAACAAGGCTAATACTAATAACTAAATGTGtaataatattaacaataacaataacaaaataataataataatcataggCCTACTATATTACAAGTATAAGGTATAATCTTTCATGTTTATACAATAGTGTATTGTTATCCTCTCCCCACCCCTGAGTCACTTCCCTCCTGTTAatccttcagcagcagcagcagcgcagTCAGGGAGCAGCGACTGAGGCCAACAAAGCAATATTTGGAAATCAATTGGATAGATTTTAACCCAATCGCTAGGTAAGCATGTTATATTTACAAGCAACGTTGAGATTCACTACATTGTCAGTATGTTTTATTGTCAATAATATCGTTATACATTTTGTTAACCTACATTTTCATCCGATATTCTGCTGACgctagccagctagctagctaacggacTGATAAAGTCGCTTTGACTTccgttatgctaagctaagcttgggtagctcgctagctagctGTACCGGTTTGTGACTCAAAGGAAAAGCGAGGTTTGACTGAGTCGTTGGAACCACAAACACTGCCGTGACATTAGATACATTTTATCATAAATATCGCACATGTATCCCGCACCGTTAATAATATCATAAAGGTGTTAACGTAGCGCACTAGCCACTTATCCGGCTAACGCTAGCTGGTTAGCTACAGCAGCTAGCACGTCTTTTGTAAACAGAACCTCCTAGCTAACTGAAATCTAGGTCAGCCTGCACTACAATGATTCACAATTATATATTGGTGCCAGCGAGCAGCAACACGTTACATCTTAGGTTAATTAACGCAATGCTTTAATGGTGATGTAGGACAAACGTATAACGTAGAAATGTATCAATCTGAATCCTGGGGTGGGTCAGAAATACTGGAGCGGAAATGTATCATCATGGAAGCGAGTTCCTAAATCAACATAGGTGACATGAGCTCCCAACTTTGTATGCTGTCCACGTGTCCTCCATTGAATAAAACCTACGGTATAGCTGACTGACTGGCTATAAACAGCCGTGATGTTGCCACAGAAAGCTAAATAGTTAGCCTCGAGTGTTGGTTTCAGACGGGCGTTGTGTCAAAACAGCTGAAGGTTAGTGGCTGCTCATCGATTCTCACATGCGTAGAGGTAGACATTGCACAATGCTTGAATGCAATAAAATTGACctccctgttttgttttttttgtttacataaaATGTTGTAACATTGGTTGTTTTCTGTCCCCTGTCTGCAGCTATGGCAGCAATCAGGAAAAAGCTGGTCATAGTGGGAGATGGAGCCTGTGGGAAGACCTGTCTGCTCATTGTGTTCAGTAAGGACCAGTTTCCAGAGGTCTATGTGCCCACAGTGTTTGAGAACTACGTTGCTGACATTGAAGTTGATAGCAAACAGGTACgaatcattttttaaatcacacaaatGAATCTGCTCGATCTGACATAACTCTTACTTAATCaacattgcattttattttgtgtgaaaCGTATGCACTATGTGGCAGTCCATGATATGGACACTAACTTTTTATTCAATTAAGGGATTGTTTTTTAAACGCAGTGCATACGTTTTACATTCAGAATTTCTACCAACAATTCCACAATGTAATGCGGCTGATTCTATGATGCAAAGATTATATTCCGCCTGCAAAATGACAATGATTCAGTAAGTTACTGACTGACTTCCTGACTCCAGTCTTTGCACGATAGTTAGGATACAAAAGTTAGAATAAAGGCAGAGACCAAAGAACATTAATATTAAAGCATAACCCTTACTATATATCCTATGTTTTCTACCACAATAGTCAGCGGTAAATTGAGATTGAGATTTTGAACATTGGTTTGCATGCACTCATTAAGTCTGTATTACGTCAAACCTTCCGACCTGTAGCATAGTGAATATGGTTTGGCTTCATGTGGTTGATAACTTGTTAACTCTCATGGCAGGTCGAGTTAGCACTCTGGGATACAGCAGGTCAAGAAGACTACGACAGACTGCGCCCGCTCTCCTATCCAGACACTGATGTCATTCTCATGTGCTTCTCCATCGACAGCCCTGACAGTCTCGGTAAGTTGAAACATAGATCTGGCGATGTACATTTTTCTCTTTTACATGTAAATGCCAGCAAAGGGTTTGCAAAAGAATTATTTAGAGAGTAAACACAGTTCAGATGTAGTTTCAATTAACTGATATTATTACTATATTTAGGAGGGAAGTACACAAACCAGTCtgagttttaaaaatagcttgAATAATGTCATGTTAAGAAGTAGCCACAAAAAATAGTTAAGCAGGCAAATTTTTGGACTTGGGGGAAGCATATTATCACACTTCTCCTGTATCACACCATGTGCCAGTTTTTTGCTCACCACTGTACATCACAActgaacatacacacaaacgcactcATCAAGACATTTATTGCATTAAGAAGTTTGTGAGTAACCTGTGCAACACACTTCACCCTCATCTCGCCTACATGCACCATGTAGCTGTGTCTGTGTTCTAACTGATGGTGTCTTTTGTCCCTTCATTTAGAGAACATCCCTGAGAAGTGGACTCCTGAGGTGAAACACTTCTGCCCTAATGTTCCCATTATACTGGTGGGAAATAAAAAGGACCTGCGTAACGATGAGCACACCCGGAGGGAGCTTGCCAAAATGaagcaggtaaaaaaaaaaatgtaaccgtACACATCTTCTACTCACGTCTTCTAGTGTTAAATGCCTATTTTCCTAAAACTTCTCCTGACCTTTGCTTAAGGAACCTGTGAAACCAGAGGATGGACGGGACATGGCTAACAGGATCAGTGCCTTTGGATACATGGAGTGCTCTGCAAAAACAAAGGATGGTGTGAGGGAAGTGTTTGAGATGGCCACCAGGGCTGCACTACAGGCCAGGCGAGGAAAGAAGAGCAATAAATGTGTCCTACTGTAAGCGGGGGCACATGGACTGCTTCCTACAGGGGGAAAAGAAGGAGCATTAGGTCAAACCTACCccaaaacacacccacacaaaagACTGTTCTCCCCAGTTTTTACTAAAGGTGTAatgcttttactttttttgtcttaagCAAAAGTAGTCAGGTTCTGTCAGTATTCAATTTTGAGGTTatggaaaatattttttgtacttTAACGAGTAAATTTGCCATAATGAAACCTCCTTTATCAACATGTACTATGTAATCGAAGAGGTCAGCCAGGGGACCTGCTGTGTCATACCTGCCAACTACAGTTAAGTGCTTAAGCCCTGCCTGCTGATCTGAGGAATGTTTCCACAGCCAACTAGGGTGAAGTACCTGTACACTGTGACCCTTAGTCCTTTTAATTATTTCAACAAACCGATGTGCACATGAAGTCGAATTTGTTTGTGTGCTCCATATTCAAATCCTATGTGCATTATGATCACGTGCACAATATGAGACTGGAAACTCATTTTGTTAAAACGCAAATGGAAACTTAGTGTTTTGTGTAATAAATTACTTTGTAAGAATCTTGATAATTTGAATCA is a window from the Perca flavescens isolate YP-PL-M2 chromosome 4, PFLA_1.0, whole genome shotgun sequence genome containing:
- the cishb gene encoding LOW QUALITY PROTEIN: cytokine inducible SH2-containing protein b (The sequence of the model RefSeq protein was modified relative to this genomic sequence to represent the inferred CDS: deleted 1 base in 1 codon): MVAWAVTTFHYEERGGSLGRHEPPPACDPAEDLRCITTSFQYLRTSGWYWGSISAGEAREALLKKSEGTFLVRDSSHPQYMLALSVKTRCGPTSVRIEYSRGSFWLDSISPGLPHLQSFPDVLSLIQHYTASGHKPQAQASNDSHPQTKPDPAKHMAKDSGVPLKLTQPLHKPEAFPSLQHLTRITINRHTNWPDQLPLPKPLLHYLQDYRFHI
- the LOC114553877 gene encoding rho-related GTP-binding protein RhoA-B, coding for MAAIRKKLVIVGDGACGKTCLLIVFSKDQFPEVYVPTVFENYVADIEVDSKQVELALWDTAGQEDYDRLRPLSYPDTDVILMCFSIDSPDSLENIPEKWTPEVKHFCPNVPIILVGNKKDLRNDEHTRRELAKMKQEPVKPEDGRDMANRISAFGYMECSAKTKDGVREVFEMATRAALQARRGKKSNKCVLL